Proteins from a genomic interval of Arvicola amphibius chromosome 14, mArvAmp1.2, whole genome shotgun sequence:
- the LOC119800696 gene encoding 60 kDa heat shock protein, mitochondrial-like, whose protein sequence is MAVPKQCAESRLEEVTAPVSLQPLLYQGIRTCHKEKLNERLAKLSDGVVVLKVGGTSDVEVNEKKDRVTDALNATRAAVEEGIVLGGGCALLRCIPALDSLKPSNEDQKICIDIIKRALKIPAMTIAKNAGVEGSLIVEKILQSSSEVGYDAMLGEFVNMVEKGIIDPTKVVRTALLDAAGVASLLTTAEAVVTEIPKEGDGRWHVLLFLGMSGVL, encoded by the exons ATGGCAGTTCCTAAGCAGTGTGCAGAGAGCCGTCTGGAAGAGGTGACTGCTCCTGTCTCTCTTCAGCCTCTGCTTTATCAGG GAATCAGAACATGCCACAAGGAGAAGCTGAACGAGCGGCTCGCAAAACTCTCAGATGGAGTAGTTGTATTGAAGGTTGGAGGAACAAGCGATGTTGAGGTGaatgagaagaaagacagagttaCAGATGCTCTCAATGCCACACGAGCAGCTGTGGAAGAGGGCATCGTGCTAGGCGGGGGCTGCGCTCTGCTTCGCTGCATCCCGGCCTTGGATTCCCTAAAGCCTTCTAATGAGGATCAGAAAATATGTATAGACATTATTAAAAGAGCACTCAAAATTCCCGCGATGACCATTGCTAAGAATGCAGGTGTTGAAGGGTCTTTGATAGTTGAGAAGATTCTGCAGAGTTCCTCGGAAGTTGGGTATGATGCTATGCTCGGGGAATTTGTGAACATGGTGGAAAAGGGAATCATTGATCCGACAAAGGTCGTAAGAACTGCTTTACTGGATGCTGCTGGGGTGGCCTCCTTGCTAACGACAGCAGAAGCTGTAGTGACCGAAATTCCTAAAGAAGGGGATGGGAGGTGGCATGTCCTTCTGTTTTTAGGAATGTCTGGAGTACTTTGA